Genomic DNA from Elgaria multicarinata webbii isolate HBS135686 ecotype San Diego chromosome 2, rElgMul1.1.pri, whole genome shotgun sequence:
CCTGAGGCAGTCATGGGAATCTTGTATGATATTTGTTACtgatttatttcagtggttgtGGTCAGACAGGCTTTTCCCTTTTGGAAAATGTTTAAGCGGTTGATAAAAAGTGTAACAATTACATACGtgttggagtgggtgatcctagCCACATTATCTGAGTTCATACATTTTCTTTGGAATGTTGTTAAATGGGAGAACTCTGAATTGAAGGCTTTGAGCATCTCTGCAGTAAGaagaaattgtgttgcttacccagggcttttgtttcctagttctttggcatgattgttatgggctgcattacacatcTGCTCTAAAACTGGCATGCCTAaatccctctttaaaagctgtcatgatgccaattttcatgtgtttatctttaaaactgagggagctgaaaacatttctgttaattcccattgatgaacGGAACGGTTCTTTGACGAGGCGGTGAGGGACCCACTCTGGAATTCTAGGTGAAGCAACACCTCTACAAAGCTCCGGATTGAATTTCGagacagagaagacccacttttcATACCCCTATTGTATACCGCCTGGAAATGGCAACCTAACattgaaattaataaaataaataaaaatacaacacaaaaaTAAGGAATTTCTGAAACCGTTTCTGCAGTGAAAAAATCCCTTCAAAAAGAAATTAGAACAGCATGATAAACTgtgaatcaggggtgggcaacttgcaaccctccagatttttggccaacaactcgcctaagccagaatagccaatgatGAAAAATGATGGGAACCATAGGCCAAAGCATATGCAagactacaagttgcccacccttgatgtatGCATAGACAGTTCTTTTTCCCATCAGGACTATCTGaagttcttttaaaagaaaaaggtgaAATAATGTATTACATTTAGATCCATCATAATTTATCATCATTtagttccatcatggaactcaagacaGAGTACATAGGGTATCCAGGCAGAGTCCGATTCATGCAGTGACCAGACTCACAGCTGTTTAGCTTTGGCAAGGTTGTTAGATCATATGCTTTCAGACAATGCCTTGGGAGAATTCAAACTGGTGTATGCCACATCAAAAGATGTCAGTGAGAATGACATgccagtctttttcttttttaaaccactGCAGTAATACTTTAAGATAGGAATTCAGAACATATTTTGGGTGGGGAGCcagatgcttccccccccccccggccaggaTGGTAGCTGAGTGCAGTCACACAAACTTGACGTCATTTGCTCCCTGGTCCAAGTGCCAAGTCAGGGACAAGGCTGCATGCGGACTTTCTCAATTAAGAAAGCTGTGTGTGCAACTGAAACCAAGCTAGCCTAGGCAAAGCAGTCACTTTGCATTCccattgttatctctgatctaagATTGAAAACAACAGCAGGCAATGTCTCCTGGAGGAACCCTGGAAGCTGGATTGGGATACAAGACGAACCAAATCTGGCCCTGGGGCCAGCAACTCTGCACCCGTTTTAAGAGCCTACAAGTTTCAGAATTGCATCTTGTGGTAAATCTCTCGTGACCAAATCGATTGGCTGAAAAATGTGGTATCTTCTCTCTTTTATGGGTGGGAGACTTGGTTCCCCTTTAAGAGCATGTTAACTTAGAAGCAAGACtcgctgaactcaatggggtttacttataTGTAAACATGATTAGGATGGGAATGCAAGTTTGCAATCTTGAggttgcttgtttgcttgctaaTTTACTTACAACATGGTAACAATTTGCTACAAGAGTCAAACCAACCTGCATACTTCTAAGCAATTCCCTGAGTTCTGAAATGGTTTTAAATCCTACTAATGCCCTCAATTTTGCATGGAGATTTACTTTAAGGAATGCTTCAGTGAGACCAAAATCTGCTCTAATCAATTTCTTTGCTTTATGGCAACTCAAGGGTCCACTTCTTTAATCTCCCCCACACCCTAAAGTCAAGGGACTGAAATGGTCACAGCTTATTAGGGATGATTTTTATACACCACTTCTCTTTGAAGTCAACACATCCACCTGCCTAACTGAACAACTTCATTGTCTTACACCACcttcatccttttttttaatactagTTTTATTGACCAGTTTCTCTACAGTATTTTACACCATTTATGTTTTGCATCTCTTTTGAATTTTGCACAAGTAGTCTAGGCAGCCTACAGAGATTGGGGCAGAAAAAGGTCTGTTTCACTTGGCACACATCAGAAGAGCAAAATGGGTAGGGTGTAGGTTTTTCCAGATGTTtctaactacaactcccatcatacttgaccgttggccatgctggttagtaCTGATGGGAGGCATGGTACAAACATCTAGAGGTGCCTCCTTCAAGAAAGGCTGTCCTAGCGCAATGGAAACTTGTCAAATCTCCAATAACAGAACTGATGCTTTAATCACTTTTAATTACTTATgcatttattgttacattttagTGCTTTTTgagtacaaagaaaaaaataaattgttaTGCCTGCCAGTGAGGTTTACATTTCAAAAAAATAtcctaagaatttttaaaataaattggtcATTTtgactgttttatattttaaaagcctgattTATGCAAGTGTAGGTGTCCTAAGCCCAACTCTGCCTTGAACTGGACTGGAAGCTTTCTTGAGAATTTTTGAGACTAATTTAACTGAACAGTGCCCCCTTTACCAATGGAGGACAGTAAAGCATTGTCTCTTATCCAGTGACCTTAAGTCATTTGGTCACTCCATATTCAATGACATCTACCCTAAAGTCTCTTGCCCTGAACACTACTTATATCACAGCTGTCCTGGCAGTAGTGGGAGTGTTTCTACAAACAGACCAGTGGCTGTTTTTGAAACCCTCTAGGTTATCATTTCCTGTATGCTTAGTCTGCTGCTGTGCTCTCCCTGGCACAGTCCTGCAGCTATAATCTCAACCAACAgaagataaaattaaaatgggaCATGGTAGGACAATTCTTCTCACTTCTTCATTCTTAGCTTAATTGATGTCAGTGCATAGCTGTCAGTGAGAGCAGACATGCAGGCTTAACTGTCAGACTGCCAAGTAGAGGGAGAGAAGTCAAGCAGGGCTATTCCACTGCATGTGCTGAGAAATCAGCAGTTTTTTGCTCCCCACAACTATCACTTACCTGGCAGCCATTCCATCATGTTACGCGGGGTATTTCCCCAACTCTTAACTTTAAAAACTGGTGCCTgagcttcctttttttctcctcctccctctcgaTCCCCTTTTCCTATGTCATGACTTTTAAATCGTAAGCATGTGGGCAGGGACCATCTTAGTATTTCTAGAGAAGCagtaaaaatggttttaaataaagtaaaataaataaacaacatccCACTGCACATCTCACAATTCTGGAAGGAAGATCATTATTTATAATTTAATCCAATCTCCTGCCAATagaacattttaaattgtttaatcGTCAATAGATAACTCACCCAAGGAAGACTGACAGGCATAAAGATTATACCTAAACAAACATACTGATTTTATACAGAAGTCTCACCAAATCCAACTGGACTTTTTAAGAAGAACACTGAAGAGTGTAGCCCAGAATGAGGAAACATTATTTCGGGTTTTGATCAAACATCCTAGGAATGCCTTCCTGTTCTGGACTAAATAATAAACCTTCATATTGCACACCTGCAGTCATGATAACCGGTTATGGCTGCCGTTCTTCTTATCACATCTACTAGAGATAGAAAGTTATGCACACATTCTCGAGCGTAAAACTGCAACTCCATGcagatttacttgggagtaagtgccatcgAAACAAGTGGGCCTTGCTTCCGAGCAAATGTGGATAGTATTGGGACGAGGCACGTTCCCGACGGGGCTGCACGATTCTTTACGAAGGGACTTCGCGGCTCCTGCACGGTTTAGGCCTCCTCCGCAGCCTCTCCGGAAAAGCCCAATTGGGAGGTTTCGGGAGACGAAACCTCTTGACCGGGCTCTCGCGTCTTCCGAGGGAAATGGGAGAATCCTTTGGTTCCGTGGATGGCTTTGAGGGTCTCGAAGGCTATTTATCCTGAGGAGAAATACTAGAGGCTCTCAGAAGGGTTCAGTAAAAATAATCCGGAttaacgggggtgggggagtcgaGCCAGAAAAGCAACAGAGGCCGTGTTTTATCGCGCTTTGCCTTCTCCTCCCCAGGCTGAAGAAAAAGGGTGACCTTTTAAACGCCCCCTCGCATATTTTAGGCTCCGCGCACCCCGAGGTAAGCCACCCCAACCGCGCTCAGATTTCCCCCGGGAGCTGGTGGCGTCGAAGCTACCACCGTCGCACCAGCTGGCCAAGGAAACAGCTCGAACTCGACCGGCTGCCGTCGGCGCCGCCGCCGCGAGGAAGTTTCCCTCAGGGATCCTCGAGAGAGAGGTGGGCGGGGCCAGGAAAGTAACGGCCGTCCAGAGCAAGCGAACAGCCTCGTCAGAAGTCAACGACTAGCTGAGTGGAATCAGCGGGCGAGGGAGGGGGCGTGTCTCCTGGACGAAGTTCCTTCGTGATAGGCTGCGCTCAgcgaggaaaggggaggtccGAAACCAACCGGCCTGTTTGGCCGTTGGTCGACCCGGGGAGTTTGATAGGGGGAGGTGTCTAGAAGTCGAACTGCGCGCCGCGATTGGCCCTCGGGTACGAGGGGGCGTGTCTTGACGGCTGCCGCGGCCTCCGCGGGTCTGGATGGCGGGTGAGGGAGGATTGGGGTGTCTGTCTCTCTCGGCGGTAGTCTCGCGAGGCGGGATTTGGCGGCGGCTGgggctgctgcctgcttgcctgcctctctccctcccaacGAGAAGCTGGTGGTGTTTGTGTGGAAGGGGGAGGCGGCGTCGgcgaaggaggaggggaaggaggaagagaagggagaggAGCCTGAGCCCCGCCGGCGTCGGGCAGAGGAGCGGACCCGAGGCGGAGGCCCACCGCTAGGCTTTggcccgccgctgccgccgccgccttcggcgGCTCCCCGCTGCCCCGCCATGGCCTCGGGTGATACCTTGTACATCGCCACGGACGGCTCGGAGATGCCGACCGAGATCGTGGAGCTGCACGAGATCGAGGTGGAGACCATCCCGGTGGAGACCATCGAGACCACCGTGGTGGGCGgcgaggaggacgacgacgaggaggaggacgacgagtGCTGCGAGGACTGCGGCCCTCACCACCCGCCtcaccgccgccaccaccaccaccatcaccaccaccaccaccacccgcccatGATCGCCCTGCAGCCGCTCGTCACCGACGGCGACCCCAGCGGCGGCGGTGTCGGGGCCGCCGGCGGCCAGCTCCACCTGCACCACCACCCGCACCACCAGGAGGTGATCTTGGTGCAGACCCGCGAGGAGGTGGTGGGCGGCGACGACTCGGACGGTTTGCGGGCGGACGACGGCTTCGAGGACCAGATCCTCATCCCGGTGCCGGCTCCGGCCGGCGAGGACGAGTACATAGAGCAGACGCTGGTCACCGTCGCGGCCGCCGGCAGCAAGGGCGGCTCCGGCGGAGGCTCTTCTTCGGGCGGCGGCCGGGTGAAGAAAGGCGGCGGTAGTAGCGGCAAGAAGAGCAGTAAGAAGAGTTATCTGACGGCAGGCGGCGGCGGGGCCGAAGGGGGCGGCGGCGCCAGGAAATGGGAGCAGAAGCAGGTGCAGATCAAGACCCTGGAGGGGGAGTTCTCGGTCACCATGTGGGCTTCGGGTAAGTGGAGCGGCCGGGTCGAGCCCGGCACGTCGCGGCGCGGACTGGGGAGGGTCCGGGGAGCCTCTAACTCGGCCCGGCGGGCTCTTCCCCCCGTTTTGTTTTGAAGGGAGGCCATGTTTGGATGTGTGTGATGGGCGCCGCCATGTTCATCTCGCCAGGGCAAGTATGGCGGCTTCCCCCGAAAAGATGGCGGGGTCTGCGCTGCTCCTGCCTGATTGCCCGGCTCCCTCCGGCGGGggggaaaagggaaagaaagatggCGGCGGCTCAGCCAAGATGgcggccgagagagagagagggggggaagggaggggaggcagcgcgcgcttcccctccctccctccccgactGAGTCCTGGACTAGGCCGCAATGGCGTAGTT
This window encodes:
- the YY1 gene encoding transcriptional repressor protein YY1 isoform X1; the protein is MASGDTLYIATDGSEMPTEIVELHEIEVETIPVETIETTVVGGEEDDDEEEDDECCEDCGPHHPPHRRHHHHHHHHHHHPPMIALQPLVTDGDPSGGGVGAAGGQLHLHHHPHHQEVILVQTREEVVGGDDSDGLRADDGFEDQILIPVPAPAGEDEYIEQTLVTVAAAGSKGGSGGGSSSGGGRVKKGGGSSGKKSSKKSYLTAGGGGAEGGGGARKWEQKQVQIKTLEGEFSVTMWASDDKKDIDHETVVEEQIIGENSPPDYSEYMTGKKLPPGGIPGIDLSDPKQLAEFARMKPRKIKEDDAPRTIACPHKGCTKMFRDNSAMRKHLHTHGPRVHVCAECGKAFVESSKLKRHQLVHTGEKPFQARPQRLCRCGMSFTDKSYCLVCQIKMYKLDNIINKFARLKVAENAFHWTSIYAHMCEFILETGPMCALSMAVIRSLLSPLT
- the YY1 gene encoding transcriptional repressor protein YY1 isoform X2, with amino-acid sequence MASGDTLYIATDGSEMPTEIVELHEIEVETIPVETIETTVVGGEEDDDEEEDDECCEDCGPHHPPHRRHHHHHHHHHHHPPMIALQPLVTDGDPSGGGVGAAGGQLHLHHHPHHQEVILVQTREEVVGGDDSDGLRADDGFEDQILIPVPAPAGEDEYIEQTLVTVAAAGSKGGSGGGSSSGGGRVKKGGGSSGKKSSKKSYLTAGGGGAEGGGGARKWEQKQVQIKTLEGEFSVTMWASDIDHETVVEEQIIGENSPPDYSEYMTGKKLPPGGIPGIDLSDPKQLAEFARMKPRKIKEDDAPRTIACPHKGCTKMFRDNSAMRKHLHTHGPRVHVCAECGKAFVESSKLKRHQLVHTGEKPFQARPQRLCRCGMSFTDKSYCLVCQIKMYKLDNIINKFARLKVAENAFHWTSIYAHMCEFILETGPMCALSMAVIRSLLSPLT
- the YY1 gene encoding transcriptional repressor protein YY1 isoform X3, whose amino-acid sequence is MASGDTLYIATDGSEMPTEIVELHEIEVETIPVETIETTVVGGEEDDDEEEDDECCEDCGPHHPPHRRHHHHHHHHHHHPPMIALQPLVTDGDPSGGGVGAAGGQLHLHHHPHHQEVILVQTREEVVGGDDSDGLRADDGFEDQILIPVPAPAGEDEYIEQTLVTVAAAGSKGGSGGGSSSGGGRVKKGGGSSGKKSSKKSYLTAGGGGAEGGGGARKWEQKQVQIKTLEGEFSVTMWASDDKKDIDHETVVEEQIIGENSPPDYSEYMTGKKLPPGGIPGIDLSDPKQLAEFARMKPRKIKEDDAPRTIACPHKGCTKMFRDNSAMRKHLHTHGPRVHVCAECGKAFVESSKLKRHQLVHTGEKPFQCTFEGCGKRFSLDFNLRTHVRIHTGDRPYVCPFDGCNKKFAQSTNLKSHILTHAKAKNNQ